The following proteins are encoded in a genomic region of Dokdonia donghaensis DSW-1:
- a CDS encoding metalloprotease: protein MKHFYSLLFLIVSSYVAIGQNAMTINAQLQPDERSITIQQQIAVQNTSTDVWEEVYLTDWAHSFSSKTTPLAKRFAESFEKKFHLAPDNERGFTAVKAISGQGSILQYTRPQGFPDIIKVILKIPVPAGETVILNLQYTVTLPDAKFTDYGITRGGDYNLRYWFMTPSVYDNGWQYYSNKNLNDRYFPQSDITVSFSIPVGFTLVTDLEKSSQGSSYSQGEKLTRLTGKQRTDAKIFLLKNSTYEEVQTDYVTIVSNLQNGTLPPQIRALITDRIAGFLDKNLGAYPFNKILVTDLDYKEQPVYGLNELPSFISPFPDGFKYEIKLLKTTINNYINNTLLVNLREDRWLIDGLKVYMLQKYIDTFYPDLKVVGGLDKYWLVRQFYASKLEFNDQFPILYTHISRLNLDQGLDTPYDKLIKYNKNIGYSYKSGVGLNYLNEYLGDEVLDDVIKIFYEENALKPTRSNNFKTLVRSKSSKDVSWFFDEYITSNERIDYALKNSKVKGDSIYVTVKNKKRRKTPIPVYSFKDDSLTSTRWVSGKERDTTLSYATDNADRFVLNYENIVPENNLRNNYEKPGAFLGIDKPLQFKFFQDFENPSKNQLFFMPVAEFNLYDGFSPGVKLYNKTLLTKALNYKIEPQIGLKSKKLIGSASISYRHDFQNQGLYGLRYGISGNRFSYAPDLLFTRVTPFVNLRFRTSNLRADKRQFVSARYVSVQRQEDPLVPLPTPNYDVLNLRYSRFNPGIIHTLNLMGDVQFARNFGKLSGNIFYRRLFLNNRQLNVRLFGGIFTYNKTQSDGDFFSFALDRPTDYLFDYNYYGRSENSGVFSQQIIIAEGGFKSQLDDVAPVFANEWMFTANASTTLWKYFYAYGDVGVVKNKRANGKLVYDSGIQVSLLDDYFELYFPIYSNLGWEIGQPNYDQKIRFQLQLSVDTVIGLFSRKWY from the coding sequence TTGAAACATTTTTACTCACTTCTATTTTTGATTGTATCTAGCTATGTAGCGATAGGTCAGAATGCGATGACCATAAATGCTCAATTACAGCCAGATGAGAGATCTATAACAATACAACAGCAAATTGCTGTACAAAACACGTCTACAGATGTTTGGGAGGAAGTTTATCTCACAGACTGGGCGCATAGTTTCTCTAGCAAGACCACTCCCCTAGCAAAAAGATTTGCCGAATCTTTTGAAAAAAAATTCCACCTCGCTCCAGATAATGAACGTGGGTTTACAGCCGTAAAGGCCATCTCTGGCCAGGGGTCTATCCTGCAGTATACAAGACCACAAGGCTTTCCAGACATTATAAAAGTGATTTTAAAAATACCTGTACCTGCTGGCGAAACGGTTATTTTAAATTTACAGTATACCGTTACCCTACCAGATGCAAAATTTACTGATTATGGTATAACTCGCGGCGGTGACTATAACTTGAGGTACTGGTTTATGACACCGTCAGTTTATGATAATGGGTGGCAATATTATAGTAACAAAAATCTTAATGATAGATATTTTCCGCAGTCTGATATTACGGTTAGTTTTTCTATTCCGGTTGGGTTTACGCTTGTTACAGATTTAGAAAAGTCTTCACAAGGTTCTTCATACTCTCAAGGCGAAAAGTTAACACGCCTTACGGGTAAACAGCGTACAGATGCCAAAATATTTCTTCTCAAAAACTCTACTTATGAAGAGGTACAAACAGATTATGTAACTATAGTTTCAAACTTACAAAATGGCACATTACCACCTCAAATAAGGGCCCTTATTACAGACCGCATAGCAGGCTTTCTAGATAAAAATCTAGGAGCATATCCTTTTAATAAAATACTGGTTACAGATCTTGATTACAAAGAGCAGCCAGTTTATGGACTTAATGAGTTACCTAGCTTTATTAGTCCTTTTCCAGATGGCTTTAAGTATGAAATCAAACTGCTCAAGACTACTATTAATAATTATATTAATAATACACTACTTGTAAACCTACGTGAAGATAGGTGGCTCATAGATGGACTCAAAGTCTATATGCTTCAAAAATATATTGATACGTTTTACCCTGATCTTAAAGTTGTAGGCGGTCTTGATAAATACTGGCTCGTACGCCAGTTTTATGCGTCTAAACTTGAGTTTAATGATCAATTCCCTATTCTATATACTCATATCTCTAGACTTAATCTTGATCAAGGATTAGATACTCCTTATGATAAGCTTATTAAGTACAATAAAAACATAGGGTATTCTTATAAAAGCGGTGTCGGTCTTAATTATCTTAATGAGTATTTAGGCGACGAGGTACTAGATGACGTTATTAAAATTTTTTACGAGGAGAATGCATTAAAGCCTACAAGATCAAATAATTTTAAAACACTAGTAAGGTCTAAGAGCAGCAAGGATGTGAGTTGGTTTTTTGATGAGTATATCACATCAAATGAGCGTATAGATTATGCCCTAAAAAACTCTAAAGTAAAAGGAGATTCTATATATGTTACTGTAAAGAATAAAAAAAGACGTAAAACTCCTATACCTGTTTATAGTTTTAAAGATGACAGCCTTACAAGCACACGCTGGGTATCTGGAAAGGAGAGGGATACTACGCTTTCCTACGCCACTGACAACGCAGACCGTTTTGTCCTTAATTATGAGAATATAGTCCCAGAAAATAACTTGCGTAATAATTATGAGAAGCCTGGAGCATTTTTGGGTATTGATAAGCCATTGCAATTTAAGTTCTTCCAGGATTTTGAAAACCCTTCAAAAAACCAGTTATTCTTTATGCCTGTGGCAGAGTTTAACCTCTATGATGGTTTTTCTCCAGGAGTAAAATTGTATAATAAAACATTACTTACAAAAGCACTTAACTATAAAATAGAACCACAGATAGGGCTCAAATCAAAAAAGCTCATAGGTAGTGCCTCTATATCATACCGACACGATTTTCAAAACCAAGGGCTTTATGGACTGCGCTATGGCATTTCTGGCAATAGATTTTCTTATGCTCCAGATTTATTGTTTACTAGGGTAACTCCATTTGTAAATTTGAGGTTTAGAACTTCAAATTTACGAGCAGATAAGCGTCAATTTGTGTCTGCAAGGTATGTGAGTGTGCAGCGTCAAGAAGACCCACTAGTACCGCTGCCTACACCTAATTATGATGTACTTAATTTAAGATATAGTCGGTTTAATCCAGGTATTATTCACACACTTAATCTTATGGGTGATGTGCAATTTGCTCGAAATTTTGGAAAGCTTTCTGGTAACATCTTTTACAGACGTTTATTCTTAAACAATAGACAACTCAATGTGCGCTTGTTTGGCGGGATATTTACCTATAATAAAACACAGTCTGATGGTGACTTTTTTAGTTTTGCATTAGATAGACCTACAGATTATTTATTTGACTATAATTATTATGGCCGTTCAGAAAATAGCGGGGTATTCTCTCAACAAATAATCATAGCAGAAGGTGGTTTTAAATCACAACTAGATGATGTGGCACCCGTTTTTGCAAATGAGTGGATGTTTACAGCAAATGCAAGTACAACTTTGTGGAAATACTTCTATGCTTATGGAGACGTTGGTGTTGTAAAAAACAAAAGAGCAAATGGCAAGCTGGTCTATGATTCTGGTATACAAGTAAGTTTACTAGATGACTACTTTGAGTTGTATTTTCCTATATATTCAAATCTTGGATGGGAAATTGGTCAACCCAATTATGATCAAAAAATAAGATTTCAACTTCAACTAAGTGTAGATACGGTCATTGGGCTGTTTTCACGTAAGTGGTATTAG
- a CDS encoding TIGR00730 family Rossman fold protein produces MRNESRPKGWNEKKTNDSWAIFKIMGEFVNGFEKMSRIGPCVSIFGSARTKPDHKYYKLAVEVAEKIADNGYGVITGGGPGIMEAGNRGAHLAGGTSVGLNIELPFEQHDNPYIDSDKSLDFDYFFVRKVMFVKYSQGFVVMPGGFGTLDELFEAITLIQTHKIQKFPIILVGTEFWGGLMDWVKETLLDSFNNISAGDMDLIHLVDTSDEVIEVLNNFYDEYQLSPNF; encoded by the coding sequence ATGCGCAACGAAAGTAGACCAAAAGGTTGGAACGAGAAAAAAACAAACGACTCTTGGGCCATATTTAAAATAATGGGTGAATTTGTAAATGGTTTTGAAAAAATGAGCCGTATAGGGCCTTGTGTATCCATTTTTGGAAGTGCACGTACGAAACCAGACCACAAATATTACAAACTAGCCGTAGAGGTTGCCGAAAAGATTGCAGATAACGGTTACGGAGTCATCACAGGTGGAGGGCCTGGTATTATGGAAGCTGGTAACCGCGGTGCACATCTTGCCGGAGGAACCTCTGTAGGGCTTAATATAGAACTGCCATTTGAGCAACACGACAACCCATATATAGACAGCGATAAAAGCTTAGACTTTGATTACTTCTTTGTAAGAAAAGTAATGTTTGTTAAGTATTCTCAGGGTTTTGTAGTAATGCCAGGAGGATTTGGTACGCTAGATGAACTCTTTGAAGCAATCACACTTATACAAACGCATAAAATTCAGAAGTTTCCTATTATCCTTGTGGGTACTGAGTTTTGGGGAGGTTTAATGGACTGGGTAAAAGAAACTCTACTTGACTCTTTTAACAATATAAGTGCTGGAGATATGGATCTTATTCATCTTGTAGACACGTCTGACGAGGTGATTGAGGTGCTCAATAACTTCTATGACGAGTATCAGTTAAGTCCTAATTTCTAG